The nucleotide sequence AACTTAACGAAGCCAAAAAGGAAACCTCAAAAATTGCGGCCGCGCGGGAGGCTATTGTACACCAGCTCATCGACCGGCACGGTACCGGCCGAGTATTGTTTCGTAACACCCGCACTGCCATCGCAGGATTCCCGCAACGACAAATGCACGAATACAAATTACCGACCGTCAAGGAATATCAGCAATGCATTAAGCTATTGTTGAGCGATAAAGAGCTGAACACGGTATTTCTAAAAGCCATTCGGGCGCCATTACAACAATTGTTGCTATCACCGGAACTGATTTATCAAACCTTGTTTGAATTGGGGTCCACCTTGGACACCATACAAAGTCATTGGACCAACATTGATCCGCGCTTACCCTGGCTTGCGACTTTATTAAAGGAATTGAAACCGCAAAAAGTGTTGGTCATCTGCGCCAATCGCAATACGGTTCTGGATCTGGAAAAAACCTTAGCCAAATCCGGGCACCGTGTCAGCGTGTTTCATGAAGGCATGAGCATAGTGGAGCGGGATCGAGCCGCCGCTTACTTTGCCGATATGGAAAGCGGCGCCGGCACTTTGATCTGTTCTGAAATCGGCAGCGAAGGCCGCAACTTCCAGTTTGCCCACCACTTGGTTCTCTTTGATTTACCGTATTTACCCGATTTATTGGAACAACGAATTGGCCGCCTGGACCGTATCGGTCAGACTCAAACCATAGATATTCATGTTCCTTACCTTAGTGGGTCCGCTCAACACACCTTGTTTCGCTGGTACAACGAAGGCATCAATGCCTTTAACCAAACCTGCGCTCCGGCACAAACCATTTTCAACCAGCTAAAGTCCCGTCTGCATAAACAGTTGGAAACTCAGCGTGGCGCCACATCCAAGGCGATGGCCGATCTACTGCAACAGACACAAGAGCTGCACCGCACAACGCTGAAGCAGTTACAACAAGGCCGAGACCGCTTGCTGGAGCTAAACTCGCATCGAAAAGAGAATTCTGCACAATTGATTCAAGCCATTGAACAATGGGACCAGGATGCGGAATTGCCGATTCACCTGGAAAAGATTTGTCATTTGTTTGGGGTGGAGTTTGAAGACCACTCCGATCGTGCCTACATCATTAAACCCTCGGACCACATGCTTGTACCCAGCTTTCCGGAACTTCCCGAAGAAGGCATGACCGTAACATTTGACCGGGATACAGCTTTGGTGCACGAGAATATGGTCTTTCTGAGCTGGGAGCATCCTTTTGTTATAGCCGCCATGGACATGATTCTCAGCGGTGAGTTTGGCAGCACGGCCTTTAGCGTTATCAAACACCCGCAGGTGCAAGCCGGTACACTGCTTCTGGAATGTGTATTCATCGTTGAATCTGTAGCTCCGGCAAAACTGCAAATGGAGCGATTTTTGCCCCCTACCCCGATTCGCGTATTAATGGATGAACAAGGGCAAAATTACAGCGAGAATCCCGCCTTTCAACAACTAAACGTACAGGCAATGGAGCTGGATAAAGACACCATCAAAGAAGTTGTGGCCAGTCGCAAACCACTCATACTAAACTTACTCCATAGTTGTGAAGAAGTGGCCTTGACCCATTCATCCAAACTTTTAAACAACGTTAAAAAGAATGCAAAAAACATCAACTTAACCGAAATAGAGAGAATGGAGGCGCTAAAAAAAGTGAACCCAAGTGTGCGTGAGGAGGAAATTGAGTTGCTACAGCTTCGTATGCAACAAATTTTGTCAGCCTTATCCACCAGCAGCACCAAACTCAGTGCAATACGGTTGCTGGTTTCCACTTAGGTCATTTTATAAACTTGTAGAACCGTCATGTCGCTGTATTATTTCAAAATCATTCGCTTAATTCTGCTTTTAAGCTGTGCCGTCCCGCTTTTGGTCGCTGCCCAAACCCAACACACCGAAACCCTCCCTGATGATGTGGACATCCTCATCAATAAACACCCGGGTTCCGGCAACTACTTGATCTTATGGATTGCCTCCGGTTATGGCTTTAGAGACGGTCATGTGGAAATGGCGCGACGCCTGGCCAAAAACGGTATCGAGGTATGGCAAATCGACTTATTGGAATCACAGTTTCTGCCTCGCTCGGTCGATGCCATCAAAAGCCTGAACGGCAAACATGTCGCAGACTTGATCCAAATCGCGAGACAGCAAAGTGGGAAGAAAATCGTGCTGATGGCAGGCTCCTACGGCTCTGTCCCCGTACTTAGAGGCATGCGGATTTGGCAAAGCACACAGCAAAACGCACAGACAGGTCATACCGCAGTGGTGGGCTCGATTTTATTTTCGCCCAGCCTTTACCAGAACATTCCCCCACTGGGCATGGAACCGCAATACCTCCCCATAACCTATTCCAGCAACAGTCCCATTTATATTTTTCAGGGAGCCACCCATGGTACCCGCTGGCAATTAAGCAAATTAGTCGATGCCTTGCACAGCGGGGGCTCTCAAACCTACACCCACTTACTGCCGGATATTGGGTCGGTGTTTTTTGAGCCGGAGAATCCCATTGTAAAACCGCAATTCGATCGTCTTCCCAGGCGTATTGTCAATGCCATTAAGTTACTGCAATCCGCACCTATGCCTCAGCAGGCGGCTGACTGGACCGAGATCCAGCGGCAGAAACACACCGGTTTGGACAATAGACTCAAACCCTATCGTGGTACACCGGTTCCGCCACCTATTGATCTACCCGATATTTCCGGGAAGCGATATACCCGACAAAACTACATTGGCCAGATTACCGTCATTAACTTTTGGGCCAGTTGGTGTGCCCCCTGCGTAGAAGAAATCCCTTCTTTAAACCGCTTGCGCAGCAAAATGTCCGCGAAGCCGTTTGAACTGATTTCGATTAACTATGCTGAAAAAACCCAAACTATCCAGGAATTTATGAAAACAGTGAAAGTGGATTTTCCCGTCTTACTGGATGTTGACGGTAGCGAGGCCGGCGTCTGGAATGTCATCGCTTTTCCTTCTACGTTTGTGATTGGACCGGATGGCCGCATACACTATGGTGTCAATGCCGGCATTGAATGGGATCAGGATGAAGTCTTGCAAAAATTGAATCTTCTACTGTCTCCCCCCCAATAAGCCAGCCACTGCCGCGATTCTTGTAACGCCCTGTAAAAACGGTATACTAATTAGAGCTCGGTGAGCTTGTTCAACTTACTGAAATCATTTAGTAAATGTTCCCGGCCGACTTTTTTGCCTCGAAATTCAGAAGCTGACACAAACATTGCATAAGGTAGGGTCGGTGGCTA is from Gammaproteobacteria bacterium and encodes:
- a CDS encoding TlpA family protein disulfide reductase, translating into MSLYYFKIIRLILLLSCAVPLLVAAQTQHTETLPDDVDILINKHPGSGNYLILWIASGYGFRDGHVEMARRLAKNGIEVWQIDLLESQFLPRSVDAIKSLNGKHVADLIQIARQQSGKKIVLMAGSYGSVPVLRGMRIWQSTQQNAQTGHTAVVGSILFSPSLYQNIPPLGMEPQYLPITYSSNSPIYIFQGATHGTRWQLSKLVDALHSGGSQTYTHLLPDIGSVFFEPENPIVKPQFDRLPRRIVNAIKLLQSAPMPQQAADWTEIQRQKHTGLDNRLKPYRGTPVPPPIDLPDISGKRYTRQNYIGQITVINFWASWCAPCVEEIPSLNRLRSKMSAKPFELISINYAEKTQTIQEFMKTVKVDFPVLLDVDGSEAGVWNVIAFPSTFVIGPDGRIHYGVNAGIEWDQDEVLQKLNLLLSPPQ
- the rapA gene encoding RNA polymerase-associated protein RapA encodes the protein MIKFIKGQRWQSDTESDLGMGQVSAVDFRTVTIEYPGAQCTRVYAADNPPITRVHFGEGDVVQSVDNWSMTVTHVKTCDDLFVYCGLDDNKRERELPEMELAHFTQYSSPKNRLILGQVDPTHWFELRLKSQDILYRLSQTAVKGLYGPRIGLIPHQLYIAHTVGQRPAPRVLLADEVGLGKTIEAGLILHQQVLNGQAQRILLLVPETLVHQWLVEMLRRFNLRFSIFDEMRCEAIEESADLDPDGTAVNPFHTEQLVLCGIDFLIQNPHWRDYLLQGQWDLLVVDEAHHLQWDPQLASAEYQLVDQLSQTTPSMLLLTATPEQLGAAGHFARLRLLDPNRFHTLEAFVKEEESYKPVAKAALSVLNGEKIGVTAKKALKRYLGDDYDEATLNQLNEAKKETSKIAAAREAIVHQLIDRHGTGRVLFRNTRTAIAGFPQRQMHEYKLPTVKEYQQCIKLLLSDKELNTVFLKAIRAPLQQLLLSPELIYQTLFELGSTLDTIQSHWTNIDPRLPWLATLLKELKPQKVLVICANRNTVLDLEKTLAKSGHRVSVFHEGMSIVERDRAAAYFADMESGAGTLICSEIGSEGRNFQFAHHLVLFDLPYLPDLLEQRIGRLDRIGQTQTIDIHVPYLSGSAQHTLFRWYNEGINAFNQTCAPAQTIFNQLKSRLHKQLETQRGATSKAMADLLQQTQELHRTTLKQLQQGRDRLLELNSHRKENSAQLIQAIEQWDQDAELPIHLEKICHLFGVEFEDHSDRAYIIKPSDHMLVPSFPELPEEGMTVTFDRDTALVHENMVFLSWEHPFVIAAMDMILSGEFGSTAFSVIKHPQVQAGTLLLECVFIVESVAPAKLQMERFLPPTPIRVLMDEQGQNYSENPAFQQLNVQAMELDKDTIKEVVASRKPLILNLLHSCEEVALTHSSKLLNNVKKNAKNINLTEIERMEALKKVNPSVREEEIELLQLRMQQILSALSTSSTKLSAIRLLVST